The genome window ACACCTCGACCGGGTTGGCGGGCATGAGCCGCACCAGGAAGAAGGTGAGACTGACGACGACGAAGACGGTGAATAACGCCTTCGCTCCTCGCCGCACCCAGAAGTTACGGATGATCCGTGACCACAAACTCACCTGAGCGGGTGCGAGACCTACCGGAACAGCGGGGGCAGAAGTAGCCAATGCGACAACCTCCTCAAACTCGGAATGGCCCTACAGGACCTGATCATGACCAGGAGCCTTCAATATCCTCGAGTGGAAGAGAGATACGACACATCCCATGGGAACACCAGAACGCGCCGCCCTGGTCGTCGGGGATCGCCCATGTGGCGATCCCTCAACCGCACCATCGGCTCATTCCAGGTGTCTCTGCATCCTGGCAGCACAGTCAACTATCCCAAGCAAGCGCTCATCGTGAATCTGGGTACCTGACGCAAGGTGATCTGGGTGATGAAGCAGGCGCACGGGACAGGAAGGAGTGTGACGCGACCGTCAGGACGATCTCTGCCCCTCTCACATAACCAAGGACGCAAACTGCACGAGGGGGGAGACCCAAGGATTGCGTCAGATGTTATGAAAGGTGCACCCACATTTTATCACCACAGCCTAAACGCTGTCAAACACTTACGGCAATCCCAGCTCCTGGGCCAGCACCAGGGCGGAGGTCCCCAGGATGGTGGCATCGCCGCCCAGGGTGGAAAAAGAGATGTGCGTCTCGGCGGCGATCCTGGGCAACACCCGTTTCCTCACCTCATCGCGGACCTCATCCAGCAGGAAATCGCCGAAGTCGATCAGATCGCCCGCCAGGATCACCTCGTGGATATTGAGGACGCCCACCAGGCTGGCGATGGCCGCCCCCAGGTACCTCGCGGCGGCACGGACCAACGACCGCACCGCCTCGTCCCCGGCCTGCACCGCCTGCACAAGAGCCCTCCGATCGATCTCCTCGCCCTCGGCCAGGCGGCGCGCCAGGAAGGAATCGGGATTCTCCTGTGCGATGGCCTGCGCCCGTTGCACGAGCGCCCGCATACTGGAGAGCGTCTCCAGACACCCCACGTTGCCACACACGCACCGGGTGCCGTTCTCGGCGACGGAGAGATGGCCGATCTCGCCCGCCCCAAAGCCGTCCCCACAATATAGCTTCCCCCCCAACACGATGCCCGACCCGATCCCCTCGCTCACCTTGACGACGACCAGGTTCTCCGTTCGCGCGGAATGGCCAAAGGTATACTCCGCCAGCGCGATCATGTGGCTGTCGTTCGCGATGTGGATGGGAAGGTCATATCGATCGAGAAGCAGCTTCCTGAGAGGGAGGTTTACCCATCCCCGGTTCACCGCCTGACGTACGACCCCCTCGTGGGTGTCCACCAGGCCGGGCGAGCTCACCCCTATCCCCAGGACCGGGGCCGTGGTGAGCCCCAACAGGGCATCGATCAGATCATACACGCCCTGTAGGGAGGCCTCCCCCTTGGGGGGACGACCCGGCAGCTCATATCGATGGAGGATCCTTCCCCGGAGATTCACGACGGCGCCGTAATACTCATCGGCGCTCAGGTCGACGCAGATGGATTGACGGGCATCGTCCACCAGGCCGACCAGGACAGGGGGCCTTCCCCCGGACGAGGCAGCGACGCCGATCTCGGCCAGCAGCCCCATATCCAGCAGAGACGACACGATCTCGGACACCGTGGCGCGAGTCAATTTGGTTTTGCGGGCGATCTCCGCCCGGCTGATGGCGTCGTGCCGAAAAACGGTGTTCAAGACCAGACGTCGATTATGCTCTTTGGTATGCTGCCGGGTGGCCTTCTTCATCCGTCCACTTTGTAAGTTTACTAAACTTATTATAGAGGGGCTTCCCCCCCGATGTCAAGGCCCTCCGACGATTTTTAAGATTTTGCAAATGAAGGACTCGTCTGCCCCGCCGTTTGCCATCCGGAGGCGCCCATGAAGAAAGTGACAGGGGAGCCTTCGCCCATACCGCTCGATTGACGCGCATGGGGCGACCCGACGGGCCGCCCTATTCGCATCAACTGAACAGCATGGGCGAGGCCCCCGCCTGTCGCCTTTTCCCTCCACGGGCGATCGCTCCCGAAAGGGGAGGTGCGGAGGGGCTTCCCCTAGGAAAACTCTTTTTCTCGCCTTTTCCCTGCCTGGTGGGGCTTTGGCCGGTGGCCCCGGCCCCACGGGGCAGGTGGGGGACTGAAAATAGAGTTCTTCGGAGGGTCTGCCGCCCCTCCGAGCCACCCCAGAGATGCGGAGCCACGCTTCCGTATCGCTTAACTTGATACCAATGGGCGACCCGACGGGCCATCCCTGCCATGCCTCGCCCGGCCTGGATCGTAGACGGGAAGGGGAGGCTATAGAGAGCCCAAGATGGCGTTCAAGGCCATGTAGGCCAGGCGCACCTCCTGTCCCCACTGGTTCGTCAGGAAGACGAACACCAGATCATGGTCGGGCTCGATCCACAGCAGCGTGGCCGTGGCGCCGCCATGCCCAAAGGCCGCCGGTGTCCCCAGCGTCCGGGCGTCGCCTCCCGGCTTTCCCCAGCCCAGCCCATACCAGGCCGGCCGCCCCGTGCTGCGCTCCCGGATCCCCTCCGTGTGCAGGCGGGTCATGGTCGCGATGCCGGCCTGGCTGACGATGGTGCGCTCTCGGCCGGCCAGCCCATTGAGCATCGCCTGGCCGAACTTCACCAGATCGGCCGCCGTACTGTACAGCCCGCCCGCCGGAAGCGCCAGCGATCGGAAGTACGGCCAGATGTCATCCCCGCCCGGGAGAGGTTGCACGCTGTGAATCGGCACCATCCGCTCCGCCTGCGGGCCGTCAAAATCAAAGGCCGTGTCCGCCATCCCCAACGGCTCCAGGATGGAGTGCCGCAGATACTCCACGTACGGCTCGCCCGAGACACGCGTGATGATCTCGGCCAGCACCCAAAAGGAGATATTGCAATATTCCCATCGGGTGCCGGGCTGAAAGTGCAGGAAACCGTTGCAGGCCGCCTCCAGATAAGCGGAGGCGGGCACCCGTTCCTCCCAGAGCGGCTCCCAGACCTCCTCGGACAGCCCTGAGGTGTGCGTGAGCAGATGCCAGATGGTCACCTCCTCCTTGCCGAACCGCCCGAACTCCGGCACGTATCGGGTCACCGGATCGGAGATGAGCAGCCGTCCCTGCTCGGCCAGCTGCATGAAGGCGGTGCCGATGAACGGCTTGGTGATGGAGGCCAGCAGGAAGATCGAGTCGAGATGGACCTGGATATCGTCGTCCGGCGCCGGGATGACCTCCTGCCGGATGATCTCACGCCCGTTGGCCACCGCCATCACGGACGGTCCGGCCTCGCCGCGCTCGATCCCCTCCCGCACGACGGCGAAGGCTCGATCCAACTGTTTGGGTTGAAGCCGAGATGTGGTCATGTCACGTTCTCCTTGGAATTACGTGAGGATCGTCTGTTCATGCCAGCGAAAGCCCGATTCGTCCAGATCATACACCCGATACGGGTGGGGAGCTTCCGCAAACGCGGGGACAACGGAGAAATAAGTAGGACCCTCCTGGAACGGGGGAATGCCCGGATGATAGTGGCCACTGAGGACGAGCCTCACCAGCCCGCTTTTGACGATCTGATCGTGCAACTCCTCGGCATCTCGATAGGTATGCGGATATCCCTCGTTCCGCTCCGGCCACACGAGATAGTGCTGGATGTGGATCTGCGACGGGGAATCCGCATCGCACAAGGCCCGGATGAACCGATCGCGCTCGCGCTCGCGCCGCTCCGGGAAATGATCGGCTGCCTCCTTATCGTGGAAGCACAGGAGGCGATACCCGCCGAACACGTGATCCGCGCACAGGGGGTCGAACACCCGCCGCACCAGGTCGGGATGATCGTGATTGCCGTACACGACGACATACGGGCACCCCACCTGGTCCAGGAGTCCGGCGATGAGGTGCAGATCCCGCTCCCCACGAGCCTGCATCTCAGGGTCATCCAGCGCGTCCAACGGGTAGTCCAGCAGATCCCCCGTAACGATCAGAAGGTCCGGCCGTTCCTCGCGCATCCGGCGGACGGCCTGCGCGAACAGCTCGGGCACAGCGCGACAGCGCCGCTGAGGCAGGTCAGACGTCCCGGGCAGGTGATGCCGCAGATGAAGATCGGAGATATGCGCGATCCTCATGCCCGCATCCCCTGCTCCCTCAGATAGCGGATCAGGATGTCCGGCCGATTGGTGCTGACGCCATCTACGCCCAGCGCGATCATGGCCTTCTGCTCACGCAGCGTGTCCGGGTTCCAGGCGCGAACGTCCAGCCCCAAGTTGTGGGCCTCATCCACCAGGCGCAGGCACAGATTCCGGTAGTGGATGCCCACGCTGCAGGCGCCTAGATCCACCGCGCGACGAAGGTCGTCCTCTCCAGGATCCTGGAAGATGACGCCGATCTGCAGATCATCGCCGCGCTCCCTCACCCGGGCGAGACGATCCAGATGAAAGGAGGTGAAGATCACCTCCTTCGCCATACCCCGGGCCAGGACGGCGTCCACGGCCGCGTCCTCCACGCCCTCCCCCTTCAGCTCGCAGAGGAGCCGGACGCGCCCCCGGATGGTGGCCAACACCTCGTCCAGGGTGGGAATCTGCTGGCCCTCCCCCGCGTCCAGGGAGCGGACGATCACGAAATCCAGGTCCCGCACGCGCCCCCTGCCGTTGGTCGTGCGGCTCACCGTCTCATCATGGATCACGACCAGATGCCCGTCCCGGGTCAGATGCACGTCGCACTCAACGTAGTCGACCCCCAGCTCGATGGCGTATCGAAATCCCTTGAGGGTGTTCTCCGGCACCACGCCGGCCGCCCCCCGATGCCCGACGACGTATACCATGTTCTTTCTCCCGTATTGCGTATTGCGTGCTACGTGTTGCGTGTTGCGTAAGGTACTACGATCTCCCCTCCGGGCGGACGCGCAAGGTCCCCTCGCCCGATGCCGTGGGCAGGGTGATGGCCAGGACGCCCGGGGATATCCGCTGAGCTCGCACAGGTGCATCGTCCCATGTGACGCGATACGCCCCGTCGGGGTCCATGGTGACCAAAACGCCCGGCCGACGATCGGAGCGGCCGTACAGCCGCAGCGTCGCGTCGAGCGCCCGGTGTCCCTCGTCGACCTCCAGCCGGGTCACCCACACGTCGAAGCCCGCCGTCAGCCGTCCCGGCCGATGATAGGCGCCGAACCAGCTCAGCACCGGCGCCGAGAGCCCCCCGAACTGATGCCACCCCGCGCCGCGGCCCGACTCCACCACGAAGTGCTCGAAGCAGTGGTAGGACGTCTCCACCTCCCCCTGCCAGAGGTCCAGCGCCGTCCGGGCGATGCAGGCCGCCACGTCCAGTCGCCCCAGATCCAACATTGTCTTCCAGAAGAACCACTGGTGCGGCATCCAGACGGTGCCGTTCCAGTAGCCGTCGACCCGATAGTATGGAGCGGACTGGTCCACGGCCGTGATCCCGATGGAGGTCCACAGATGTTGATCGGATGTCAGATATGAAAGAAGTCGGGCCTCCTGGG of Chloroflexota bacterium contains these proteins:
- a CDS encoding ROK family transcriptional regulator — its product is MKKATRQHTKEHNRRLVLNTVFRHDAISRAEIARKTKLTRATVSEIVSSLLDMGLLAEIGVAASSGGRPPVLVGLVDDARQSICVDLSADEYYGAVVNLRGRILHRYELPGRPPKGEASLQGVYDLIDALLGLTTAPVLGIGVSSPGLVDTHEGVVRQAVNRGWVNLPLRKLLLDRYDLPIHIANDSHMIALAEYTFGHSARTENLVVVKVSEGIGSGIVLGGKLYCGDGFGAGEIGHLSVAENGTRCVCGNVGCLETLSSMRALVQRAQAIAQENPDSFLARRLAEGEEIDRRALVQAVQAGDEAVRSLVRAAARYLGAAIASLVGVLNIHEVILAGDLIDFGDFLLDEVRDEVRKRVLPRIAAETHISFSTLGGDATILGTSALVLAQELGLP
- a CDS encoding glycerophosphodiester phosphodiesterase; translation: MVYVVGHRGAAGVVPENTLKGFRYAIELGVDYVECDVHLTRDGHLVVIHDETVSRTTNGRGRVRDLDFVIVRSLDAGEGQQIPTLDEVLATIRGRVRLLCELKGEGVEDAAVDAVLARGMAKEVIFTSFHLDRLARVRERGDDLQIGVIFQDPGEDDLRRAVDLGACSVGIHYRNLCLRLVDEAHNLGLDVRAWNPDTLREQKAMIALGVDGVSTNRPDILIRYLREQGMRA
- a CDS encoding beta-lactamase family protein, with amino-acid sequence MTTSRLQPKQLDRAFAVVREGIERGEAGPSVMAVANGREIIRQEVIPAPDDDIQVHLDSIFLLASITKPFIGTAFMQLAEQGRLLISDPVTRYVPEFGRFGKEEVTIWHLLTHTSGLSEEVWEPLWEERVPASAYLEAACNGFLHFQPGTRWEYCNISFWVLAEIITRVSGEPYVEYLRHSILEPLGMADTAFDFDGPQAERMVPIHSVQPLPGGDDIWPYFRSLALPAGGLYSTAADLVKFGQAMLNGLAGRERTIVSQAGIATMTRLHTEGIRERSTGRPAWYGLGWGKPGGDARTLGTPAAFGHGGATATLLWIEPDHDLVFVFLTNQWGQEVRLAYMALNAILGSL